CTCATTTTGGGGGGCATAAACTGCACTGTCAAGAAGTAAACGCAAAAAGCCTATCTGAAATCTTCGTTCGGCAAATTGGACACTCAGAACAAGCTAAAGAACAAGGTTTACACACTGCAAACATCAAGCAACAAAGGATACAATTATAGATAATGCAGGGAAGATATATTTTAGTAGCTTCAGTTGAATTGCAGAAAAAATTAGAATGACTTACAACAAAAATGCCGACAGGGAAGAAGAATTGCAGCAGTCGGTGATTCAAAACATACTTTGCACATGTGTGAATTGCCATCTCCATTGCCAAGGTACTTGAGCTCTTTTTCCTTCATCTCTTGCATTCTTGCCTGTAAACAGAGAGAACGCAAACATCAATTGTAGCTTTCATTCGAGCAAAATTCCCTTCCCAAGTAATGCAATTAAAGGTCCAAAAAAATGGTTATCATGATTCCAGCCAATACAAGTGATACATCTTCTGATTATGCAATAAGTAGCTGGTAACCACCCAGGGAAACAATGGTATCCAAATCATTACAATGACTCAAATTTGTGACATATCCATGATCTATTGTTTCAGTAAACATGACAAAATTTTCTTTAATGTGCAAGCCAAATATTAAAACCACAGATGCTGGTAGACGGAATCATCTTCTATCCAACTAATGATTGAATGTGTAACACAACAATCCAATTAGATAGAAGCGTGGCTAACAAATATAGAACCTAAATGTAAACTTAAAACAGTTTTGAAATTAAGACGCCACAAATACAGCCACAATAGTATCTTCTGAAACAACAGCTTTACATTTTCATCAGTTTATACTTCAATCAGGATCATGCTTTGGCTAGATATTTGTTTTCTAGATAGTGTGGAGCTAAATTATTGTATACAAATAACAAAAACAGCTTGAGGCAGCAAATACAGTAGTATAGAACACAAAGACGGTGATCAATAAAAATAGACATGATAAAGCATTACCTTCAAACGAACAACTAGGGGCTCCTCCGGATTATCATCGGTTGATTTTGATGCATCCAGAGTTTGTCTCTCTTTCATGACCGCATTCTGATCAAACCCATTTTGTTTTGGTTCATTCACATCAGCTGTATCATTATGCCTCTCATCAGTATTCACTTCTTGAATAGCTCCCCCCTCCTTCTTCAACTTCGCAACAAGTACCCACATGTTTGCTAAGTCATTTTCCAGAGCCTCCTCCCTTTTCTTGGCCTCTTCAGCCTTTTTTCTGTATTCTTCTTCTATGAACTCCTTTTCAGCCAAAGCAGTCTCAAGAGCCGCCTCACGTTGTTTTCTTGCCTGCAACTCCATCTTAAGATCTTCTGGATCAAGGCTCCAAGAATCAAAATCATCAGAGTGCACTTCATTTGCTCTGCCTGGAAACCGTCCCCTCCTTCCCGTTCTCATGCCATCACTGTACTTGCGGTTAACACCATTAGCATGTTGAATGCCACTGCCTCTAGAATGTAAGGACTCTCGAGCAGGCAATACTTCTTTTTCCAACTTTGCATTCTGTAATGATAGCTTGGTCACTTCACCAGCTAAGTTCTTTAGCTCAACTGCAGCAGCAGAGGCCAATTCCTTTGCATAAGAAGCTTCTTCAGCCAGTTTCTGATTTTGCACACGCAACCCACTGTTTTCCTCTGAAAGCTGAACCTGTTCTATCTTTAACTTCTCATTTTCAATCTCCTGCATATGAAGGCAAAACATTTAGCAATTCTGGCCATATCAACACTACTAATTCTGTGAAAAATattttggagaaaaaaaaaacttgcaaCTTTTACAATTCAATACAAGTTCGCATGTACAacttatatttatatgtttagTATGCCTATTGAATTTTCTTTTTAGAAAGAATAGTTCATGTTGGTCTAGAAGAAATCACCTGTGACTGAACTTTCTTCTTCAATTCATCAGTATGTTCATCTAACAGAATATGTTCAGAAGCTAGCAATGCCCTATCACCAGAAAATGCAGATAACTGCTGCTCCaggaaaattaatttttcttgCAATTCCTTGTTCTCGGAACACTGTAAATGAGCAAGCAATGAATAAAAGCAGAAGATCAGGAGAAACTATGGAAGcaagataaaataaataattaaagcaGCGCCTTGCAGTATCCTCAACAATGAAGTTGGTGAAGCTCAGGTAAATTAGGATATGATATTAAATCAAAAATTTAAAGAAGACAAGTATAATAACTAAAGGAGTAACCTTATTCTGCAGTTGTTCCTGGAGGATACGATTGTCTGCTGACTTTATCTGCATTAATTCGTCAGTGTCATTAGAAATGATGAACAAACTTTACTAATTAAATCAACACTGCTACAGTAGATAAGAAGTACATCAGATCAGTAAACACAAATTACCATACACCATTAGTACAATAAACTCTGACATATttgaaatatttaattttgttctACTTGTTAACTTGGGACTCTAGACTTATAAAATTAATGCAGAAATAGGTGAAATGGATACAAAACCCTCTTATGACTATGAGGAAGAAAAATTTAGCAACACAAATTGCCCGATAGTGATTCGAAGAAAGAATTAGGTTTGTGGAGGTTTGGAAAAAGTTTTAAAAGAACTGGTTAAATGGGATGATATAGGTAAATCTAGAATCTACAGAAGATCATCCTTGTGAAGGTTCTCTCAGCAAAATAACTAGATTTTAGAAGTGTCAGGAAAGAGAATTAGGAAGCTTAATTTAGTACTCCAAATAGATAAAACAATAGTGTCCCAAAAGAATATAACTGTTAAGGATACCATACTCTTCAGATATATAAATGATGCTTGTATCAATTCTAAATtagcaagacaggatgacataTCAGCACATTATAAGCCTACTTGAGTAAACTATTGTGTGCTCTAAAACATTTAGTATCATAGTGCAAAGTACTCACCTCGAGCTCAAAAGCCTTTTCATTAGATTGGGTCAACAATCTCATTACAGTCTGTTAAAAAAGAAACACAACTAAAGATTCAGCCATTATTactaagataaaaataaataaaagaatcaCATTAGAGGAAGAAATGTACAACCTCCTGCATATCAACTAGTGATGCATTTGCAATTGATGCTTCACCACTCTCAATGATGTGTTGCTCTAAAACTCTCATTTGTCTCCTTTTCTCTTGGATCTCACGTTCCAAGTTCTCAATCTGTTATTCATTAACCATGAACATATTTTCATTAGAGCCTTGAGAAAAACAAAATATCTTTCAtggatattttaattttaagagtGTGCTGTTGAGACATATAAGATGATAGGAGCTGAATATAAAGCATTTCGAGATATTTTCAACAGTTACTCTGTTAAATGCAAAAGGGGAAATAATACGTCCAAAGAAAATATTTGATACACTCCAaccatacaacaacaacaacaaagccttagtctcgaaatgattcggggtcggctaacatgaaccatcatataaaaccgtgaaatcaagtcgtgtcagcgacacaaattctctccctccactctgtcctatccactaccatattttcttcaatccccaataaactcatatcactctcgatcaccctcctccaagtttgcttaggtcttcccctacccctcaccactacatccctttgacactcttcagtcctcctaaccggcgcatcaagcgctcttcgtcttacatggccaaaccaccttagtcggttttccctcattttattctcaatagatgtaacccctacttttgtcctaattatttcattactcacctgatcctttctcgtatgaccacacatccatctcaacatacgcatctccgccaccaaCATCTTATGATACACTCCAACcataaaaagggcggcccggtcgcactacgcgtccccgctgagcgagggtccggggaggggtcccaccacaagggtgtactggggcaagccttcccttgccaatttatttggcaagaggccactCCTAAGACGGTAACCATATTATTAAGAATTAATTAAACGGTAACCATATTAACTGAATGTGTGTTTTAAAATTTGTAATCAAATACATCAAGGCACTGCATGaacaaaatttgaaaataaaatagaatttgCGAAGGAATTTAGTGGACTTCATTATCATTGACAAATAAGTCCCTATACAGTGTAGGATAATAACACGAGTTACAGCTCCACTGCCTCTGATGCTTATTTTGTTGCTACCAACCTTGAACTAGAATTTTCTTTGCACTTCAAGTAAAACAAACAAAGTATAGAGATTATGCAGAAGAAACAAGTGGCATACTTGAGTTTTGGAGCCATCAGGATCATTTAGTGACTGCTCTACCAGACGCTTAAAGGTACTAGTGCTGAATGCAATCTCTCCAGCAAGCATCTTTACCTGCTCGACCAGAAGGTCCTTCTGATCTTGTGTCAATGCACCCTACAACAGAATATAAAGTCACTTGCTCAAGTTTACCAGGAAGTaataaaaatgcaaaaacattGGATTATTCTCCATAGGCAGATCTAAATTTTTGCAGCacaataaatgaaataaaaacagGAGAGCTTGATATGGAACCAAgaagtttctttttttttttttggtaggaggaACCACGAAGTTTCTAGTAGCATGACTTTATGTTTCCTaattctataatttttaaaattctaaaaaCCAATGGTAGAAATAACATTgccagaattttttttatgaaaggggaaaattgaaaaataattctCCCATCATCAAGTAACCTATCACATTACAGGCAGTTTGATGTTTGAACATACAGCTTATAGAATCAAGGAGGAAGAATTGAATGGAACCAACGCCAATGATAGACCAAGTTTCAATTCCTTTTAATAGTAGGAGCCAAATTATAATTTAGACCTAAAGTTATTTGTCTGAGACAATAATAAAAGATGTTgttgggccttaactataagcttaagcttttagttctgTTTGTCCTTTGACATGGTATCAAAGCCTCTTAGACCAAGTGATCAAGGGTTCGAATCATGGCAACcctatttgttgattaaatttcaacacatggtaaGATGGGCATGTGTTGTGGATGCTTCAAGCCCAAGGGGCATTGGCATGAGGGGATATcagtgataataataataaaaagatgtTGGGCCTAAACTATAAGCTTAAGGTTTTAGTTCAGTTGGTTCCTTGACATTATTTAACGTCAAAAGTTCGAGTCATCCTTTTCTAGAATCAAATAGGTTGGAATTGAATGGCGCATCTTCCACAGTACTAGCATTAAGCCATCACATAGGGAAAATGTAACAGCACCAGAACTTTAGTACAAAATTAAGTAATAAGCAATAAAACATACCGCGGGAAGTTTTGAAGCAATTCTAATTTCACCCGCTTGAGTTGCTTCAGTAATAGCACTGTTAGCAGGTGAGAGCTCTCCATTCAACTTGCTGGAAGATCTCCTGTGTTTAAGTTCATGAGAACCATCCAATGCATCCAAAGAAGCAGAAGATGAAGAGTCATGATTCTCCACGTCAAGAAGTGAGACACCCTCTCTCAAAACATCCAGTTTCTGACACAACGAAAGATGACATAAATATCATATAGTAATTGTCATACTTAAACACAATACAGAGAGGAAAAGGCTTAAGTAAAATTGACGcagaaataattttatcaagaaACAACTAATTTGTGGAGAAGTTGCAAGTGTAGAAGGGCAAAAACACCCAGACACATGCATTATCCAATTTGACTAACCAGTTAAGCCTTTACAGAGGCAAAAGTAATCATCAGAACAAGGAAAACCTCAGAATTTGAAAGTCAAAAGGTCCCACCTATGAACAAGACAGGGGGCACTCATGACCCAGAGACATCACTGGCTCAAATCCCAGTActgattttcgaaatcctttttcttttttctagaAAGGAGATTATCCAAATTTAGTCTCCAGGTTTCTTCATACTAGTAGAGATAGTTGCCAAAACTACAGGTCATGCTTTTGTTTAGATAAGAGATGGTAATTAACTCACATCATCCTCACCAACAGATGGACTCTGTTGACGACCAGGAACATCACCCAGATATCCAGGAATTGTGTTCTTTGTAGAAACAAGTATGAGCTTTGTTAGCCGCTGAATTCGACTCATAAGAGCAGCcttggcttcttcttcttcctccaatCTTGACTGCATCTTTACTTGACCCTCTTCCAACTATTCAATGAACAAACGGAATATTTGTCAAAAAGTCATAGAACCAtataaaaattggaaaaaagaaaatggagCATGAGATATTGAaaggaagagaaaaagaaaaacagaaaaccTTTTGCCTTAAGTTCAAAATCTCCTCATGACTGATGCCAACAAGCATCCCCTGCCTAAGTTGATCAAGCTCCTGCTTGAGGGTTGAGATTTCTCTTTGATACTTTTTAATTAGAGATTTTTCATCAATAATCTATGACAATTTCAAAGCTCATATTAGTATTAGCTTCAGTATTAAGTGCACTCCCATTACATGA
The window above is part of the Euphorbia lathyris chromosome 3, ddEupLath1.1, whole genome shotgun sequence genome. Proteins encoded here:
- the LOC136221884 gene encoding kinesin-like protein KIN-7D, mitochondrial — encoded protein: MASSSRARSSSPFSYRKPASPYSSTSSTSSYMSNRLMPRSCSSSATSSYFNSGGGGGGGYRSMTPGRSRSDALFNGSRSYGTPPPVPFGSEELIAEPIDAPRNGDSISVTIRFRPMSEREFQRGDEITWYADGDKMVRNEYSPATAYAFDRVFGPHSTSLEVYDVAAKPVVKTAMDGVNGTVFAYGVTSSGKTHTMHGDQNSPGIIPLAIKDVFSIIQDTPGREFLLRVSYLEIYNEVINDLLDPTGQNLRVREDAQGTYVEGIKEEVVLSPGHALSFIAAGEEHRHVGSNNFNLFSSRSHTIFTLMIESSAHGDEYDGVIFSQLNLIDLAGSESSKTETTGLRRKEGSYINKSLLTLGTVIGKLSEGKASHVPYRDSKLTRLLQSSLSGHGHVSLICTVTPASSSMEETHNTLKFASRAKRVEIYASRNKIIDEKSLIKKYQREISTLKQELDQLRQGMLVGISHEEILNLRQKLEEGQVKMQSRLEEEEEAKAALMSRIQRLTKLILVSTKNTIPGYLGDVPGRQQSPSVGEDDKLDVLREGVSLLDVENHDSSSSASLDALDGSHELKHRRSSSKLNGELSPANSAITEATQAGEIRIASKLPAGALTQDQKDLLVEQVKMLAGEIAFSTSTFKRLVEQSLNDPDGSKTQIENLEREIQEKRRQMRVLEQHIIESGEASIANASLVDMQETVMRLLTQSNEKAFELEIKSADNRILQEQLQNKCSENKELQEKLIFLEQQLSAFSGDRALLASEHILLDEHTDELKKKVQSQEIENEKLKIEQVQLSEENSGLRVQNQKLAEEASYAKELASAAAVELKNLAGEVTKLSLQNAKLEKEVLPARESLHSRGSGIQHANGVNRKYSDGMRTGRRGRFPGRANEVHSDDFDSWSLDPEDLKMELQARKQREAALETALAEKEFIEEEYRKKAEEAKKREEALENDLANMWVLVAKLKKEGGAIQEVNTDERHNDTADVNEPKQNGFDQNAVMKERQTLDASKSTDDNPEEPLVVRLKARMQEMKEKELKYLGNGDGNSHMCKVCFESPTAAILLPCRHFCLCKPCSLACSECPICRTKISDRLFAFTS